A genomic segment from Chrysemys picta bellii isolate R12L10 chromosome 11, ASM1138683v2, whole genome shotgun sequence encodes:
- the LOC135974287 gene encoding uncharacterized protein LOC135974287, with translation MSCQEIITSSMTSHGRMCSTSKASYSSSNYTSLPEEKRQIAEAAKRRAIEILRDALKKKDRVLMEKPQELFLDDSGDPKSWMKRHVILTEELVRDLISELEAVKFKEDLTRENNDAYIYSESGDKTVYLCPLFWKASTYLGVGSQPGTLIHEASHFLGIRDINHSKESIDVAFAWRGKLAKLKVGSEPSVPDLNSLAKALLNANNIECEFEITLNHKGKYKNGKYTCCGEKAVNSVCERAVPDEFLTCNFQGSLSIMKDIDEILTLLPARDRVKRHIDELREIADALDKIHKGATIANITGGTVGIAGGITTIVGLCLIPVTFGASLIVSLTGLAVSTAGGLTSAAATTTDIVASKVKRETVEKLLQECQADVDHIKDYAERIAEKIQNLKDNEKKGFVFAIPQIGSGAGRAVLNIMKMVKAGQLLANVGRIAKFAGAATSVLTVLTLGLDIFFVAKDSMDLHKGAKTELAAKVREAVNEMEQMIDHFNEMVKALTFLRPSLTKPWLG, from the exons ATGAGTTGCCAGGAAATAATCACTAGCAGCATGACATCACATGGAAGAATGTGCTCTACTTCTAAAGCAAGTTACTCTTCCAGTAACTACACATCCCTACCTGAAGAAAAGAGACAAATTGCAGAAGCAGCAAAGCGGAGAGCAATTGAGATTCTGAGAGATGCCCTGAAGAAGAAGGACCGAGTGCTGATGGAGAAGCCCCAGGAGCTGTTTTTGGATGATAGTGGAGATCCCAAATCCTGGATGAAACGCCATGTGATACTGACAGAAGAGTTAGTTCGAGATCTCATCTCAGAGCTGGAAGCTGTGAAGTTTAAGGAGGATCTAACCAGGGAAAATAATGACGCATATATTTATTCAGAGTCTGGTGACAAAACAGTGTATTTGTGCCCACTGTTCTGGAAGGCTTCTACATATCTTGGAGTAGGTTCTCAGCCAGGGACTCTTATCCATGAAGCGTCTCACTTCCTGGGGATACGAGATATCAACCATTCCAAGGAGAGTATCGATGTTGCCTTTGCCTGGAGAGGGAAGTTGGCAAAGTTGAAAGTTGGTTCAGAACCCAGTGTCCCAGATCTGAATTCCCTTGCGAAAGCACTATTAAATGCTAACAACATTGAGTGTGAATTTGAAATTACCCTAAATCACAAAGGAAAATACAAGAATGGAAAATACACCTGCTGTGGGGAAAAAGCCGTGAACTCAGTTTGTGAGAGAGCTGTGCCTGATGAGTTTCTTACCTGCAATTTCCAGGGAAG TTTGTCAATAATGAAGGACATTGATGAAATACTGACGTTATTGCCAGCAAGAGACAGAGTGAAGAGACACATAGATGAGCTTCGGGAAATTGCAGATGCTCTTGACAAGATCCACAAAGGAGCGACAATAGCAAACATTACTGGAGGGACAGTGGGAATTGCCGGGGGGATAACAACCATCGTAGGCCTCTGTCTCATTCCTGTTACATTTGGAGCATCCCTGATAGTCTCTCTTACAGGGCTTGCTGTTTCTACCGCAGGGGGACTGACCAGTGCAGCCGCAACCACCACAGATATAGTTGCAAGTAAAGTCAAGAGGGAGACAGTAGAGAAACTCTTACAGGAGTGTCAGGCTGACGTGGACCATATCAAAGACTATGCAGAAAGAATAGctgaaaaaatccaaaacttgAAAGATAATGAAAAGAAAGGTTTTGTGTTTGCAATTCCACAGATAGGTTCAGGGGCAGGACGAGCTGTTCTTAACATCATGAAAATGGTCAAAGCTGGTCAGCTCCTGGCTAATGTTGGTAGAATTGCAAAATTTGCAGGAGCTGCGACCAGTGTTCTAACAGTTCTCACCCTGGGGTTAGATATTTTCTTTGTAGCAAAAGATTCTATGGATCTCCACAAAGGTGCAAAAACGGAGCTGGCAGCTAAAGTCCGAGAAGCCGTCAATGAAATGGAGCAAATGATTGACCATTTCAACGAAATGGTCAAGGCCCTAActtttttaaggcccagcttgacaaagccctggctgggatga